In Synechococcus sp. KORDI-100, a single window of DNA contains:
- a CDS encoding FecR family protein, protein MPVLAFLDRLEESATRSMGLRCRHGWLIAASASLTIGVTPAFARAPEVVEVPTGPAFVRLPGEREIKAKKGLNLRPATQLRTSKPGRMQVMLGNGRQFRMGGDALLRLSGNSVELLRGSVIGWIGPNATNRRPFQIRTRLATASIQGTTVFIELNDETFKVFSWEGRVQVTTKTGEVFTLESGQQLLLDLTRQLSIVKGRLDGLEAVLGESGGMFTPDEWEERTKEPDSEEEISWDPPARLEDGEVQQRLTKSALINGFSTPLETLPEIERELGATAPSANP, encoded by the coding sequence ATGCCTGTCCTCGCCTTCCTTGACAGGCTGGAGGAATCAGCAACGCGCTCCATGGGCCTGAGATGTCGACACGGTTGGTTGATTGCCGCATCAGCAAGTTTGACGATCGGTGTCACTCCGGCTTTCGCAAGAGCTCCGGAAGTTGTTGAAGTGCCGACGGGTCCGGCCTTCGTCAGGCTTCCCGGGGAACGGGAGATCAAAGCCAAGAAGGGACTCAATCTGCGCCCAGCCACACAGTTGCGCACAAGCAAACCCGGACGCATGCAAGTGATGCTTGGCAACGGTCGGCAATTCCGCATGGGTGGGGATGCCCTGCTGCGCCTGTCCGGAAACAGTGTGGAACTGCTCAGGGGATCCGTGATCGGATGGATTGGACCCAACGCGACCAATCGCCGTCCCTTTCAGATCCGCACCCGGCTGGCCACGGCCTCAATCCAGGGCACCACGGTCTTCATCGAGCTCAATGACGAGACCTTCAAGGTGTTCAGCTGGGAGGGCCGGGTGCAGGTCACAACAAAAACGGGAGAAGTCTTCACCCTGGAAAGTGGACAGCAGCTGCTTCTGGATCTCACGCGACAGCTGAGCATCGTCAAGGGGCGTCTCGATGGTCTGGAGGCTGTCCTCGGGGAATCCGGCGGAATGTTCACGCCTGATGAGTGGGAGGAACGAACCAAGGAACCGGACAGTGAAGAGGAGATCAGCTGGGATCCGCCAGCACGCCTGGAGGACGGCGAAGTGCAGCAGCGCCTCACCAAGAGTGCCCTGATCAACGGGTTCTCAACCCCGCTGGAAACCTTGCCGGAGATCGAACGAGAACTGGGAGCAACAGCCCCGTCGGCCAATCCATGA
- the mnmE gene encoding tRNA uridine-5-carboxymethylaminomethyl(34) synthesis GTPase MnmE, protein MISASQDTIAAIATAVSPGQGGIAVIRLSGVAAFEVARSLVRCPGSPPWDSHRILYGHVLDASGEGRLDEVLVLLMRAPRSFTGEDVVEIHCHGGVIVVQQVLERVLDQPGVRRALPGEFSQRAVLNGRLDLTRAEAVSALVSARSRRAAQLAMSGLDGGIQVRINGLRERLLDQLTELEARVDFEEDLPSLDGDAVLNELVAVREELLVLIADGQHGQVLSQGLRLALVGRPNVGKSSLLNRLSRRERAIVTDLPGTTRDLLESEIVLEGVPITLLDTAGIRSTRDAVELLGIARSEEAMASADLVLLIVDGHVGWMDADAELLERIPEHVPHLVVANKADLPGVAFPVPVDVHLSALDGRGEEQLVQAVLQRCGASEAAGVLLALNERQRDLAAGAAAALARSQEAAAEHLPWDFWTIDLREAIRGLGEITGEELTDAVLDRVFSRFCIGK, encoded by the coding sequence CTGATCAGCGCCTCTCAAGACACGATCGCTGCGATCGCAACAGCGGTGAGTCCCGGCCAGGGAGGCATCGCCGTGATTCGCCTCTCTGGCGTGGCGGCCTTTGAGGTTGCGCGATCACTGGTGCGATGTCCCGGCAGCCCGCCTTGGGACAGTCATCGGATCCTCTACGGGCATGTGCTGGATGCTTCCGGTGAGGGGAGGCTTGACGAAGTGCTGGTGCTGCTGATGCGGGCGCCACGAAGTTTCACCGGAGAGGATGTTGTTGAGATTCACTGCCATGGCGGCGTGATCGTCGTTCAGCAGGTGCTGGAACGTGTGCTGGATCAGCCCGGTGTTCGTCGTGCCCTGCCGGGTGAATTCAGTCAGCGGGCCGTGCTCAATGGACGGCTCGACCTGACCCGTGCTGAAGCTGTCAGTGCATTGGTGTCTGCTCGCAGCCGTCGCGCTGCGCAACTGGCGATGTCAGGACTGGATGGCGGGATCCAGGTCCGTATCAATGGCCTGCGCGAACGGTTGCTGGATCAGCTCACCGAGCTGGAAGCGCGGGTGGATTTCGAGGAGGATCTACCCAGTCTCGATGGCGATGCCGTCCTGAACGAGTTGGTGGCCGTGCGAGAGGAGCTGCTTGTCCTGATCGCTGATGGCCAACATGGGCAGGTTCTGAGTCAGGGACTGAGGCTGGCCCTGGTGGGTCGTCCCAACGTCGGCAAGAGTTCGCTTCTCAATCGTCTGAGCCGGCGGGAGAGAGCGATCGTCACTGATCTGCCAGGCACCACCCGCGACCTGCTGGAAAGTGAGATTGTGCTGGAGGGAGTCCCCATCACCCTGCTGGATACAGCTGGGATCCGATCCACCAGGGACGCTGTTGAACTGCTGGGGATCGCCCGCAGTGAGGAGGCCATGGCCTCAGCTGATCTGGTCCTGCTGATCGTTGATGGCCATGTCGGTTGGATGGATGCCGATGCCGAACTGCTTGAACGGATTCCGGAGCACGTTCCCCACCTGGTTGTGGCCAACAAGGCTGATCTCCCTGGAGTTGCCTTTCCTGTGCCGGTGGATGTGCACCTCTCAGCCCTTGACGGCCGCGGCGAGGAACAACTGGTTCAGGCCGTCTTGCAGCGCTGTGGCGCCAGCGAGGCAGCAGGGGTGTTGCTGGCTCTCAATGAGCGTCAGCGCGATCTCGCTGCCGGTGCTGCTGCGGCCTTGGCTCGATCTCAGGAGGCTGCTGCTGAGCATCTGCCCTGGGATTTCTGGACCATTGATCTCCGTGAGGCGATTCGCGGGCTCGGTGAGATCACCGGTGAGGAGCTCACGGATGCCGTCCTTGACAGGGTGTTTTCACGTTTCTGTATCGGCAAGTGA
- the nadC gene encoding carboxylating nicotinate-nucleotide diphosphorylase produces the protein MDWHSPAICRALDQWLEEDIGRGDLTAPALQGRQAVAHWVSKSSGRFCGGPGVEQLFQRLDPDAHINWLVDEGASVQTGDRLVEIQGSAAALVGAERAALNLAMHLSGIATATAELVAELAGTGVQLADTRKTTPGLRVVEKYAVRCGGGCNHRMGLDDAAMLKENHLAWAGSMDRAIQLVRSQAPWPVRVIVEAETAQQAEQAIRADADAVLLDEFIPEQLQNLVPQLRALATRPIVLEASGVQPEQLRAYACTGIDLISTSAPVTRSRWLDLSMRFS, from the coding sequence GTGGACTGGCATTCGCCGGCGATCTGCCGCGCTTTGGATCAATGGCTCGAGGAAGACATCGGCCGCGGGGATCTGACGGCACCGGCTCTGCAAGGTCGTCAGGCTGTCGCGCACTGGGTCAGTAAGTCCTCGGGACGCTTTTGCGGTGGCCCCGGCGTCGAGCAGTTGTTTCAGCGGTTGGATCCTGACGCGCACATCAACTGGTTGGTCGATGAGGGCGCCTCGGTTCAGACGGGTGATCGTCTGGTGGAGATCCAGGGCTCCGCTGCGGCTCTTGTAGGAGCGGAACGGGCGGCATTGAATCTGGCCATGCATCTCTCCGGCATTGCCACGGCCACGGCAGAGCTGGTCGCTGAGCTGGCCGGAACCGGCGTGCAGTTGGCCGATACCCGAAAAACCACTCCAGGCCTGCGTGTTGTCGAGAAATATGCCGTCCGTTGCGGAGGCGGCTGCAACCACCGCATGGGTCTTGATGATGCGGCCATGCTCAAGGAGAACCACCTGGCCTGGGCAGGGAGCATGGACAGGGCCATCCAGCTCGTGCGCTCTCAGGCACCCTGGCCCGTCAGGGTGATCGTGGAGGCGGAAACAGCTCAGCAGGCGGAGCAGGCGATACGGGCGGATGCCGACGCAGTGCTGCTGGATGAATTCATACCCGAGCAGCTGCAGAACCTCGTTCCCCAGCTGCGCGCCCTGGCCACAAGGCCGATCGTTCTGGAAGCATCGGGTGTGCAGCCGGAACAGCTTCGGGCCTATGCCTGCACCGGCATCGATCTGATCTCCACCAGTGCCCCTGTCACCCGCAGCCGCTGGCTCGACTTGAGCATGCGCTTCAGCTGA
- a CDS encoding bifunctional (p)ppGpp synthetase/guanosine-3',5'-bis(diphosphate) 3'-pyrophosphohydrolase: MLNAASTSETHRTEIGSAPVACGRPELRRHPIRHPDDYGIDLPDWLRQCITNVPPGIGQSCPTDPEALLVSAFDFGFQLHEGQFRASGDPYIVHPVAVADLLRDIGASASVIAAGFLHDVVEDTDVTPQQIQAHFGPEVRELVEGVTKLGGIHFNDRTEAQAENLRKMFLAMASDIRVVLVKLADRLHNMRTIGALKSDKQQRIARETKEIYAPLANRLGIGRFKWELEDLAFKLLEPQAFREIQQEVASKRSEREERLAVTVALLNDRLGQAGLEGCEVSGRPKHLFGIWSKMQRQQKAFHEIHDVAALRIITPSVEACYRALAVVHDTFRPIPGRFKDYIGLPKPNGYQSLHTAVIGRHRPIEVQIRTLEMHRVAEFGIAAHWKYKEGGSPASSSSDAERFNWLRQLVDWQQDGGNDDHNDYLASIKEDLFDEEVFVFTPKGDVVGLRKGSTAVDFAYRIHSEVGDHCHGARINDRLCPLPTPLQNGDFIQILTSKTAHPSLDWLNFVATPTARNRIRQWYKRSHRDETIERGKSLLERELGRDGFDALLNGKAMARVAQRCNVSSTDDLLASLGFGAVTLHQVINRLREEIRLLAERQIAPPSNEELARALVPPKDTLPERRGGEGAILGVEGLDYRLGGCCSPLPGELIVGTVALGNHGITIHRQDCANVEAIPSERRLPVRWNSSSVEDRHRFPVQLRIEVIDRVGILKDILMRLSDGAINVSDARVKTAQGRPARIDLRVELSSADQLSRTMDQIRSMADVIDIARTGVG, translated from the coding sequence ATGCTCAACGCCGCCTCAACATCGGAAACGCATCGAACCGAGATCGGTTCGGCTCCAGTGGCGTGCGGCCGTCCTGAATTGCGGCGTCATCCGATCCGGCATCCAGATGATTACGGCATCGATCTGCCGGACTGGCTGCGGCAGTGCATTACGAATGTCCCCCCTGGAATCGGGCAGAGCTGCCCGACCGATCCAGAGGCTCTGCTGGTGTCAGCGTTTGATTTCGGATTCCAGCTGCATGAAGGACAGTTTCGTGCCAGTGGTGATCCCTACATCGTTCATCCCGTGGCTGTGGCTGATCTGCTGCGGGATATCGGGGCCAGTGCCAGTGTGATCGCCGCGGGTTTCCTCCATGACGTGGTGGAGGACACCGACGTCACCCCTCAGCAGATTCAGGCCCATTTCGGCCCCGAGGTGCGTGAACTGGTGGAGGGCGTCACGAAGCTCGGTGGCATTCACTTCAACGATCGAACCGAGGCTCAGGCTGAAAACCTGCGCAAGATGTTTCTGGCCATGGCCAGCGACATCCGTGTGGTTCTGGTGAAGCTGGCTGATCGGCTGCACAACATGCGCACGATCGGGGCGCTGAAGTCGGACAAGCAGCAGCGCATCGCGCGGGAAACGAAGGAGATCTATGCCCCGTTGGCCAACCGTCTGGGCATTGGACGTTTCAAGTGGGAACTGGAAGACCTGGCCTTCAAGCTGCTCGAGCCTCAGGCCTTCCGTGAAATCCAGCAGGAGGTGGCCAGCAAGCGCAGTGAACGGGAGGAACGGCTCGCCGTCACCGTGGCATTGCTCAATGACCGTCTGGGGCAGGCGGGTCTGGAGGGTTGCGAGGTCAGTGGCCGTCCCAAGCATCTCTTCGGCATCTGGAGCAAGATGCAGCGTCAGCAGAAGGCGTTCCACGAGATCCACGACGTTGCGGCGCTGCGGATCATTACGCCCAGCGTTGAGGCCTGTTACCGGGCCCTGGCAGTGGTTCACGACACCTTCCGTCCCATCCCCGGGCGCTTCAAGGACTACATCGGCTTACCCAAGCCCAATGGCTATCAATCGCTGCATACGGCAGTGATTGGTCGGCATCGACCGATCGAGGTGCAGATCCGGACACTCGAGATGCACCGGGTCGCAGAATTCGGGATTGCCGCCCATTGGAAGTACAAGGAGGGAGGCTCGCCGGCCAGCAGCAGCAGTGATGCCGAGCGTTTCAACTGGCTGCGTCAACTCGTCGATTGGCAACAGGACGGTGGCAATGACGATCACAACGACTACCTCGCCTCGATCAAGGAGGATCTCTTCGATGAAGAGGTCTTCGTGTTCACCCCTAAAGGAGATGTTGTTGGATTGCGGAAAGGGTCCACTGCAGTCGATTTCGCCTACCGCATTCATTCCGAAGTGGGCGACCACTGCCACGGCGCCCGGATCAACGATCGACTCTGTCCCTTGCCGACTCCGCTGCAGAACGGGGACTTCATTCAGATTCTGACCAGCAAAACAGCCCATCCCAGCCTGGACTGGCTCAATTTTGTCGCCACGCCAACAGCGCGGAATCGCATCCGTCAGTGGTACAAGCGCAGCCATCGCGACGAGACGATCGAACGGGGCAAGTCACTGCTCGAAAGGGAGCTGGGACGTGATGGCTTTGATGCGTTGTTGAACGGCAAGGCGATGGCACGCGTGGCACAGCGCTGCAACGTCAGCAGCACCGACGACCTGCTCGCCTCTCTCGGTTTCGGAGCGGTCACCCTGCACCAGGTGATCAATCGTCTGAGGGAGGAGATTCGGCTGCTGGCGGAGCGCCAGATCGCTCCGCCCAGCAATGAGGAACTGGCCCGTGCCCTTGTGCCTCCGAAGGACACGCTCCCCGAGCGTCGCGGCGGGGAGGGAGCGATTCTCGGAGTTGAGGGATTGGATTACCGGTTGGGTGGCTGCTGCAGTCCCTTGCCCGGTGAACTGATCGTGGGCACGGTTGCCCTCGGGAACCATGGCATCACCATTCACAGGCAGGATTGCGCCAATGTCGAGGCGATTCCAAGCGAGCGGCGTCTGCCGGTCCGCTGGAATTCCAGCTCGGTTGAGGATCGTCACCGTTTCCCGGTGCAGCTGCGGATTGAGGTGATTGATCGTGTCGGCATCCTCAAGGACATCCTGATGCGGTTATCCGATGGAGCGATCAACGTCAGTGATGCCCGTGTCAAGACAGCCCAAGGTCGTCCGGCACGGATCGACCTGCGCGTTGAACTGAGCAGTGCTGATCAGCTCAGCCGCACCATGGACCAGATCCGCTCGATGGCCGATGTGATCGACATCGCCAGAACGGGAGTTGGTTGA
- a CDS encoding adenylate/guanylate cyclase domain-containing protein, whose translation MRAWITPLIWRLAVVVPLFLPSALEGFDAISRQQLFQWRGPREASDSVVVIGVDEASLDPALADYGPWPWPRSVQAELAAHVLDLGAKQVIFNIVHSGPSGYGTADDDAFVETLQPWADRVVLSASYVRQLQGDLEQVQLKRPHASGFPNVGLSSFTLDHYGIVAAIPGKKELQRLMSSFAPPHPRPLAHVAAGTSMRDGDDGIDFIGPAGHIPVIPAWMVESMPEDSWIGQQVIIGATAPSLGDQLETPFGQVSGSEVLYAALAGELEGRGFRRPEQATLIGLLILWGLIGLWRLGTGGAAATTVKTSLGLTAFAAGGTVLAWCTGVWLPGAALMLSPLLGGSVRASVQFRRESRQRRFLHSVLSRRVSPTLMDDMVRSGETIWTQLGGRKTRCVVLFTDLVGFTARSSTLEPSALFTLLNRYFEAIAGPVLKEQGLLDKFIGDSLMAEFGVPHHRGDKEEALAAVRAALQMRDNLQQLNEELQLDGQEPLSQGIGLHFGEVMAGNLGSSHRLEYTVIGATVNVASRLEGLTRQFDNHSILISGELRDLLGDSVEVTDLGAQKLKGWPNPMRVFALQKLAHGPSLGFK comes from the coding sequence ATGAGGGCATGGATCACGCCGTTGATCTGGCGGTTGGCCGTTGTCGTTCCTCTTTTTCTTCCCTCGGCATTGGAAGGATTTGACGCGATCAGCCGGCAGCAGTTGTTCCAGTGGCGTGGTCCCCGGGAAGCCAGCGACAGTGTTGTTGTGATCGGTGTGGATGAAGCCTCTCTGGACCCTGCACTGGCCGACTACGGTCCCTGGCCCTGGCCCCGCTCCGTGCAGGCGGAGCTTGCTGCCCACGTGCTCGATCTCGGGGCAAAACAGGTGATTTTCAACATTGTCCATTCCGGTCCCAGCGGATATGGAACGGCTGATGACGACGCCTTCGTTGAAACATTGCAACCCTGGGCCGACCGGGTGGTGCTCAGCGCGTCCTACGTGCGACAGCTCCAGGGTGATCTGGAGCAGGTGCAACTGAAACGCCCCCACGCCAGCGGTTTCCCGAATGTCGGTTTATCCAGTTTCACGCTCGACCACTACGGGATCGTTGCAGCGATTCCAGGGAAAAAGGAACTGCAGCGTTTGATGTCTTCCTTTGCCCCTCCCCATCCCAGGCCTCTCGCCCACGTGGCAGCGGGCACGAGCATGCGTGATGGAGACGATGGAATCGACTTCATTGGACCGGCTGGCCACATCCCGGTCATCCCCGCCTGGATGGTGGAGTCCATGCCGGAGGACAGCTGGATCGGACAGCAGGTCATCATCGGCGCCACAGCACCATCCCTCGGCGATCAACTGGAGACGCCCTTCGGGCAGGTCAGTGGGTCGGAGGTGCTGTATGCCGCTTTGGCCGGTGAACTCGAAGGCCGAGGCTTCCGCAGACCAGAGCAGGCAACCCTGATCGGGTTGTTGATCCTCTGGGGACTAATCGGCCTTTGGCGCCTTGGGACCGGTGGAGCCGCAGCGACCACCGTGAAAACCAGTCTTGGGCTGACGGCTTTCGCAGCCGGTGGCACCGTCCTGGCCTGGTGTACGGGTGTCTGGCTGCCGGGGGCAGCGTTGATGCTGTCTCCCTTGCTCGGGGGGTCTGTGCGCGCATCGGTCCAGTTCCGACGGGAGAGCCGTCAGCGACGCTTTCTTCACTCTGTGCTGTCACGACGGGTTTCGCCGACCTTGATGGATGACATGGTGCGTTCCGGCGAAACCATCTGGACGCAACTGGGCGGACGAAAGACGCGTTGCGTTGTTCTGTTCACCGATCTGGTGGGGTTCACCGCCCGCAGCAGCACGCTCGAACCATCCGCTTTGTTCACCCTGCTCAATCGTTATTTCGAAGCGATCGCAGGGCCCGTCCTGAAGGAACAGGGCCTGCTGGACAAATTCATCGGGGACTCCCTGATGGCGGAATTCGGCGTTCCCCACCACCGCGGCGACAAGGAGGAGGCCCTTGCGGCGGTTCGGGCTGCGCTGCAGATGCGGGACAACCTCCAACAGCTCAATGAGGAACTGCAGCTGGACGGACAGGAACCCCTCAGCCAGGGAATCGGGCTTCACTTCGGTGAGGTGATGGCAGGCAATCTCGGCTCAAGCCATCGGCTGGAATACACCGTGATCGGAGCCACGGTGAATGTGGCCAGCCGTCTGGAGGGATTGACCCGTCAGTTCGACAACCATTCGATCCTGATCAGCGGAGAATTGCGCGATCTGCTCGGAGACAGTGTCGAAGTGACCGATCTCGGTGCTCAGAAGCTGAAGGGATGGCCGAATCCAATGCGGGTGTTTGCATTGCAGAAGCTGGCGCACGGGCCGTCTTTAGGGTTCAAGTGA
- a CDS encoding response regulator transcription factor, translating to MSFKSFLTELAQLIHHRAVISCTFPKLVALETVNELTGLNCAFPGLNCSKGADVLKHLNQHPNPSMLFVTEHLEDGSGLDLIRSFSNSQLDHRCVLILTDNHDLNRDGLNDPAIAGVVLDQNIGRDSCVLEQALKAVNLNQRFVDPELFNTKENNTTRTDSLSDRELEVLGLVAEGLSNREVADRLYLAPTTVRDHVQSLMRKLEVRSRTGAAVAGLRMGLLAG from the coding sequence ATGTCCTTCAAATCCTTTCTCACTGAACTCGCTCAGCTGATCCACCATCGAGCGGTGATCAGCTGCACGTTTCCGAAACTCGTTGCTTTGGAAACGGTCAACGAGCTGACGGGACTCAACTGCGCTTTCCCTGGACTGAACTGCAGCAAAGGCGCTGACGTCCTCAAGCATCTGAACCAGCACCCAAACCCGTCCATGTTGTTTGTGACGGAGCATTTAGAGGATGGTTCAGGTCTTGACCTAATTCGCAGCTTCAGCAACTCGCAGCTGGACCATCGCTGCGTGCTGATCCTGACCGACAATCACGATCTCAATCGTGACGGACTCAACGATCCAGCCATCGCTGGTGTGGTTCTTGATCAGAACATTGGGCGCGACAGCTGTGTTCTCGAACAAGCCCTCAAGGCCGTCAACCTCAATCAGCGATTTGTGGATCCGGAGCTTTTCAACACCAAGGAAAACAACACAACCAGGACTGACTCTCTGAGTGATCGCGAACTGGAAGTCCTCGGTCTGGTCGCGGAGGGATTAAGCAACCGCGAAGTTGCAGACCGCCTCTACCTGGCACCAACCACCGTGCGCGATCACGTTCAATCGTTGATGAGAAAGCTGGAGGTCCGCAGCCGGACCGGCGCAGCTGTTGCTGGCCTGAGAATGGGCCTGCTCGCAGGCTGA
- a CDS encoding ABC transporter ATP-binding protein: MVFSAGYPVPSMAQPVLELEQLRLRYPGSEHWTLNGLDLELRPGEKLALVGASGCGKSTVARAILQLLPAGSHCEGDLRLNGSDPRSLDRPALRQLRGAAAGLVFQDPMTRLNPLMTVGGHLLDTLVAHRPNSSSRWLRSRSEDLLEKVGIGASRFRAYPHELSGGMRQRLAIALAIALEPPLIIADEPTTSLDVAVAGQVMAELSGLCDELGSALLLISHDLAMAARWCGRMAMLDGGRKVEDGPSHQLLTTPVSDMGQRLVSAARAREGGRSPERPQTETVLSVEEMRCWHVIGGVPWAPVWLKAVDGVSFNLRAGESLGVVGASGCGKSTLCRALMGLTGIRGGRVDLLGQNLLTLKGRQLRQARRAVQMVFQDPLACLNPALPVADAIADPLLIHGLCSRASARERSRALLERVGLNPAEQFQHRLPRQLSGGQQQRVAIARALALEPNVLICDESVSMLDAEVQAEVLGLLRELQKDLGLAMIFVTHDLSVASGFCHRVIVLDKGRIVEEGPGDQIFDHPEATISRALVDACPRLP; this comes from the coding sequence ATGGTATTCAGTGCGGGGTATCCCGTCCCGTCAATGGCTCAGCCGGTTCTGGAGCTCGAACAGCTTCGGCTTCGTTATCCAGGCAGTGAGCACTGGACCCTCAATGGATTGGATCTGGAGCTGCGCCCCGGAGAGAAGCTGGCATTGGTCGGAGCATCCGGCTGCGGCAAGAGCACGGTGGCCAGGGCCATCCTGCAGCTTCTTCCTGCAGGCAGTCACTGCGAAGGAGACCTGAGGCTGAACGGCAGCGATCCCCGATCGCTGGATCGACCCGCTCTGCGCCAGCTGCGTGGAGCCGCTGCTGGGCTTGTGTTTCAGGACCCGATGACCCGTCTCAATCCATTGATGACCGTGGGGGGACACCTGCTGGACACGCTCGTTGCCCACCGTCCAAACAGTTCAAGCCGCTGGCTGCGGTCACGGTCTGAAGATCTGCTGGAAAAAGTGGGAATCGGCGCCAGCCGCTTCCGCGCCTACCCCCATGAGCTCAGTGGCGGCATGCGCCAACGACTGGCGATTGCCCTGGCGATCGCACTTGAGCCGCCGCTGATCATCGCCGACGAACCGACAACAAGTCTGGATGTGGCCGTCGCAGGCCAGGTGATGGCCGAGCTCAGTGGTCTCTGTGATGAGCTGGGCAGCGCACTGCTGCTGATCAGCCATGACCTTGCCATGGCCGCACGCTGGTGCGGCCGTATGGCCATGCTGGACGGGGGACGGAAAGTGGAGGACGGACCCAGTCATCAACTCCTCACTACCCCGGTGTCCGACATGGGGCAGCGCCTGGTCTCGGCTGCGAGAGCCCGCGAGGGAGGACGTTCCCCCGAACGTCCTCAGACCGAGACCGTGCTGAGTGTGGAGGAGATGCGCTGCTGGCATGTCATCGGCGGGGTGCCATGGGCACCGGTCTGGCTCAAAGCGGTGGATGGGGTCAGCTTCAACCTCAGAGCAGGGGAAAGCCTCGGCGTCGTGGGTGCCTCCGGCTGCGGCAAGAGCACGCTGTGCCGTGCCCTGATGGGACTGACTGGCATCCGGGGTGGACGGGTGGATCTACTCGGCCAGAACCTGCTGACCCTCAAGGGTCGTCAACTGAGACAGGCCCGCAGGGCTGTCCAGATGGTGTTTCAGGATCCGCTGGCTTGTCTCAACCCCGCTCTGCCGGTCGCTGATGCGATCGCTGACCCGCTGCTCATTCACGGACTGTGCTCAAGGGCTTCGGCTCGAGAACGCTCTCGCGCCCTGCTGGAGCGGGTGGGCCTCAACCCTGCCGAGCAGTTTCAGCACCGTTTGCCACGGCAACTCTCCGGTGGCCAGCAGCAACGGGTGGCCATTGCCCGCGCCCTGGCCCTGGAGCCGAACGTGCTGATCTGTGACGAGAGCGTCAGCATGCTGGATGCAGAGGTTCAGGCCGAGGTTCTCGGCCTGCTGCGTGAACTTCAAAAGGACTTGGGGCTCGCGATGATTTTCGTGACTCACGACCTATCGGTCGCCAGTGGCTTCTGCCATCGCGTGATCGTTTTGGACAAGGGGCGGATTGTCGAGGAGGGCCCCGGTGATCAAATTTTTGACCATCCTGAGGCCACGATCAGCCGCGCACTCGTGGATGCCTGTCCTCGCCTTCCTTGA
- a CDS encoding DUF2062 domain-containing protein — protein sequence MVKLLSASRQRLRRWLRWLWSQEGTPGQRARGVAAGVFCGCYPFFGLQTIFSIGIASLVRGNHLLAAAGTLISNPLTYVPLYWFNYQLGSWLLGTKTNAAVFNDLNRSNLWQQGWSFTQRLLLGSTVVGAVLALMLGVAAYVIFQRQKTQQP from the coding sequence ATGGTCAAGCTGCTCTCCGCGAGCCGACAACGCCTGCGCCGCTGGCTGCGCTGGCTTTGGTCCCAGGAGGGCACACCTGGGCAGCGGGCCAGGGGCGTTGCCGCTGGCGTCTTCTGCGGCTGCTATCCGTTCTTCGGCCTGCAGACCATTTTCAGCATCGGCATCGCCAGCCTCGTACGCGGAAACCATCTGCTGGCAGCGGCAGGAACCCTGATCAGCAATCCGCTCACCTATGTGCCTCTCTACTGGTTCAACTACCAGCTGGGATCCTGGCTCCTGGGCACCAAGACCAACGCGGCCGTCTTCAATGATCTGAATCGCTCCAACCTCTGGCAACAGGGGTGGAGCTTCACCCAGCGCCTGTTGCTGGGTTCAACCGTGGTCGGAGCTGTTCTTGCCCTGATGCTCGGTGTAGCGGCGTATGTGATCTTCCAACGCCAGAAGACCCAACAACCCTGA